The following are from one region of the Tautonia marina genome:
- a CDS encoding FxsA family protein has product MFVRLLLLLTIVPIVELFVLLAVHGAITERYNFQTGLLVTVGGILATGILGASLARSQGVGVIRELQQSIARGQFPARSLIDGAMILAGGAMLLTPGFLTDLVGLSLLIPVTRNLYRRMLNSWFLRSIQRGETRVRFHSQFAPGPERFEREPGAFRGPVIDVTPEDRD; this is encoded by the coding sequence ATGTTTGTTCGATTGCTGTTGCTGTTGACGATTGTTCCAATCGTCGAACTCTTTGTCTTGCTGGCGGTCCACGGGGCGATTACCGAACGGTACAACTTCCAGACGGGGTTGCTCGTCACCGTCGGAGGGATTCTCGCGACGGGAATCCTGGGGGCGTCGCTCGCGCGATCGCAAGGGGTCGGAGTGATCCGGGAACTTCAGCAGTCGATCGCTCGGGGGCAGTTCCCGGCCCGTTCGTTGATTGATGGGGCCATGATTCTCGCCGGGGGGGCCATGCTGTTAACACCCGGATTTCTGACCGACCTGGTCGGACTGAGCTTGCTCATCCCTGTGACGCGAAACCTTTATCGTCGTATGCTCAATTCCTGGTTTCTTCGGTCGATTCAGCGAGGAGAAACCCGCGTGCGCTTTCACTCCCAATTCGCGCCGGGGCCGGAGCGGTTCGAACGGGAACCGGGGGCGTTTCGAGGGCCGGTGATCGACGTGACACCGGAGGATCGGGACTGA
- a CDS encoding carotenoid oxygenase family protein, with translation MPINRREILRSLSVVGALGLPSARVSRAQDDDANNWPDSPFLSGNYAPVFEEIEAENLRVVGRIPEALEGMFVRNGPNPQFPPIGNYHWFDGDGMLHGVLLRGGKASYRNRWVRTHGFVEEREAGRAIWGGLSNPPNPALLAQGKPMFKNAANTSVVWHDGKLLALWEGGEPHIISVPDLGTVGPYDFAGRLKHAFTAHPKIDPQTGEMFCFGYQPVRPYLQYSVVDAEGTLQSTTPIDLPKPVMMHDFAITEHHAIFMDLPATFNFVRMLSGGPFLSFEPDRGARFGILPRKGDGSQIRWFESPSCYVFHTLNAFEEGDEIVLIACRYERFPGSLGMGGPPLEGRPDAPGPIDEDPRLHRWRFNLATGATTEETLDDLPCEFPRINDTVMGRPSRFGYVMDSAMTGFHKVDLHGGPILHHPHGPGRLGGEGVFVPRPDATTEDDGWLITYVFDQASETSELVVIDTLAFDEGPVARILIPSRIPYGFHGTWLPASVLG, from the coding sequence ATGCCGATCAATCGCAGAGAAATCCTCAGGTCGCTCTCGGTCGTCGGAGCGCTCGGCCTCCCCTCGGCTCGCGTCAGCCGAGCCCAGGACGACGACGCGAACAACTGGCCCGATTCACCGTTTCTGAGCGGCAATTATGCCCCCGTCTTCGAGGAGATCGAGGCGGAGAACCTGCGCGTCGTGGGCCGCATTCCCGAAGCCCTGGAGGGAATGTTCGTGCGCAACGGGCCGAATCCGCAGTTTCCTCCGATCGGCAATTACCACTGGTTCGACGGCGACGGCATGCTTCACGGCGTCTTGCTCCGCGGCGGCAAGGCAAGCTATCGCAACCGATGGGTTCGCACACACGGGTTTGTCGAGGAACGCGAGGCCGGACGGGCGATCTGGGGAGGCCTGAGCAATCCGCCCAACCCCGCGCTTCTGGCCCAGGGCAAGCCGATGTTCAAGAACGCGGCGAACACCTCGGTCGTCTGGCACGACGGCAAGCTGCTCGCGTTGTGGGAAGGTGGGGAGCCTCACATCATCTCGGTGCCCGATCTCGGCACGGTCGGGCCGTATGACTTCGCGGGAAGGCTCAAGCACGCCTTCACCGCCCATCCGAAAATCGACCCCCAGACGGGCGAGATGTTCTGCTTCGGCTACCAGCCCGTGCGACCGTATCTGCAGTACAGCGTGGTCGATGCCGAGGGAACTCTTCAATCCACCACCCCCATCGATCTGCCCAAACCCGTGATGATGCACGATTTCGCCATCACGGAACATCATGCGATTTTCATGGATCTGCCCGCGACCTTCAATTTCGTTCGAATGCTCTCGGGAGGCCCCTTCCTGAGCTTCGAACCCGACCGCGGCGCCCGGTTCGGCATCCTCCCCCGCAAGGGAGACGGTTCGCAGATCCGGTGGTTCGAGTCCCCCTCGTGCTACGTCTTTCACACGCTCAACGCCTTCGAGGAAGGGGATGAAATCGTCCTGATCGCCTGCCGATACGAGCGATTCCCCGGATCGCTCGGCATGGGAGGCCCCCCGCTCGAAGGACGACCGGACGCCCCCGGCCCGATCGACGAGGATCCTCGCCTGCACCGTTGGCGGTTCAACCTCGCTACCGGCGCAACCACCGAGGAGACGCTCGACGACCTCCCGTGCGAGTTCCCCCGAATCAACGACACCGTGATGGGCCGCCCATCCCGCTTCGGTTACGTCATGGACAGCGCGATGACCGGCTTCCACAAGGTCGATCTGCACGGGGGTCCGATCCTCCACCACCCGCATGGGCCCGGCCGTCTCGGCGGAGAAGGGGTCTTCGTGCCCCGACCCGACGCGACGACCGAAGATGACGGCTGGCTGATCACCTATGTTTTTGATCAAGCCAGCGAAACCAGCGAACTGGTTGTGATCGACACCCTCGCGTTTGACGAAGGCCCCGTCGCCCGCATCCTGATCCCTAGCCGGATTCCGTACGGTTTTCACGGAACCTGGCTGCCGGCATCGGTCCTCGGTTAA
- a CDS encoding potassium channel family protein: MKSLIVILHNLVARKERRNLQILVQLLLAVSLLVVVFTVGFHLISEYEGKEHSWVTGFYWTLVTMSTLGFGDITFESDLGRVFSVVVLLSGTVFMLILIPFTFIQFFFVPWMDAQAAARAPRALSPQTHGHVVLTTLGPIEGPLIRKLDQSHLEYVILVSELSEALKLHDQGYRVMLGDLDDPETYRRVRVDQAALVATTRGDMSNTNVAFTVREISETVPIVATASAAASVDILELAGCNRVLRLADLLGRQLALCVLGRDARSHVVGQVGDLLIAQSLVRDTPLVGRNLRDIRLRDHANVSVVGVWDRGRFQIASPETVIQPTSVLLLAGSRAQLDDYDALFCIYRSHDDPVLIIGGGRVGLAVARALRAEGIDYRIVERQKRKVHNSPEFVFGNAAELKVLKKAGIDKASSVVITTRSDDVNVFLTIYCRRLRPTIQILARSNLERNVSTLHRAGADFVLSYASMGANSIFNLLQKMDTLMLSEGLSVFQLPIPPSMIGRSLQECAVRQETGCNVIGVASNGSLEINPDASAPLPRDAELIVVGDSESERRFLDEFEPST, from the coding sequence ATGAAATCGCTGATCGTCATTCTGCACAACCTGGTCGCCCGGAAGGAGCGTCGGAATCTTCAGATCCTGGTGCAACTGCTCCTGGCCGTGTCGCTCCTGGTAGTGGTGTTTACGGTCGGGTTTCATCTGATCAGCGAGTACGAAGGGAAGGAACATAGCTGGGTGACGGGGTTTTACTGGACCCTCGTCACCATGTCGACGCTCGGCTTTGGCGACATCACGTTCGAGTCGGACCTGGGGCGGGTGTTCTCGGTCGTGGTGTTGCTGAGCGGTACGGTGTTCATGCTGATCCTGATTCCGTTTACCTTCATCCAGTTTTTCTTTGTGCCGTGGATGGACGCCCAGGCCGCCGCCCGAGCGCCGAGGGCCCTGTCTCCCCAAACGCACGGCCATGTGGTGCTGACGACCCTGGGTCCGATTGAAGGGCCACTGATTCGTAAGCTGGACCAATCGCACCTGGAGTATGTCATCCTCGTTTCCGAGTTGAGCGAAGCCCTGAAGCTGCACGATCAGGGCTACCGAGTCATGCTCGGCGATCTGGATGATCCGGAAACGTATCGGCGGGTCCGGGTGGATCAGGCGGCCCTGGTCGCCACGACTCGCGGTGACATGAGCAATACGAACGTGGCCTTCACCGTTCGAGAAATTTCCGAGACGGTGCCGATTGTGGCCACGGCCTCGGCGGCGGCTTCGGTCGATATTCTGGAGCTGGCCGGATGCAACCGGGTGTTGAGACTGGCCGATTTGCTGGGTCGGCAACTGGCGCTCTGCGTGCTGGGGCGGGATGCAAGGAGCCACGTGGTCGGCCAGGTGGGGGATTTGCTGATCGCCCAGTCGCTGGTTCGGGATACGCCGCTTGTGGGGCGGAACCTGCGTGATATTCGGCTCCGCGACCATGCGAACGTCAGCGTGGTCGGAGTCTGGGACCGGGGGCGGTTTCAGATTGCCAGCCCCGAGACCGTGATTCAGCCCACCTCGGTCTTGTTGCTCGCCGGTTCCCGGGCACAGCTTGATGATTACGATGCCCTGTTCTGTATCTACCGATCGCACGATGATCCGGTCTTGATTATCGGCGGCGGTCGGGTGGGGCTGGCCGTGGCGCGGGCCTTGCGAGCCGAGGGGATCGACTACCGAATCGTCGAGCGTCAAAAACGAAAGGTCCACAACTCGCCCGAGTTTGTTTTCGGAAACGCCGCCGAGCTGAAGGTTTTGAAGAAGGCGGGGATCGACAAGGCCTCGTCGGTCGTGATCACCACGAGAAGTGATGACGTCAACGTCTTCCTGACCATCTATTGCCGCCGCTTACGGCCAACGATCCAGATCCTCGCCCGATCGAACCTGGAGCGGAACGTTTCCACGCTGCATCGGGCGGGGGCGGATTTCGTGCTCTCGTATGCGTCGATGGGGGCGAATTCCATCTTCAACCTGTTGCAGAAGATGGACACGCTGATGCTCTCGGAGGGGCTCAGCGTGTTTCAGTTGCCCATTCCGCCGTCGATGATTGGGCGATCGTTGCAGGAGTGTGCCGTCCGTCAGGAAACCGGCTGCAACGTCATCGGCGTGGCGTCGAACGGCTCGCTGGAGATTAATCCCGACGCGAGCGCTCCGTTGCCCAGGGACGCGGAGTTGATCGTGGTTGGTGATTCCGAGTCGGAGCGTCGGTTCCTCGATGAGTTCGAGCCCTCGACCTGA
- the tatC gene encoding twin-arginine translocase subunit TatC encodes MAVERDLFEEEQEMVAMSFGDHIEELRLRLVLALLGLVVGVILSLIPPLNLGYHVMQGMQNPAQEALEAYHIRQTTERMADAERRATYTEMPARISAAALVAALREVAPSVALPEDDPEALEGRYVELPMQIREAATIDMVNTNVQRQKALIALRPMETVIIWFTVCIITGLVIVSPWVFYQLWAFVAAGLYRHERATVYRYLPFSVGLFLGGVFLCYFGVLPLTLQFLLQFNIWLNVEPSLQLTAWMSFATLLPLVFGIGFQLPLVMLFVGKLGIVSAQTFREKRKFALLGITIIASMLTPADIVSMLMLAFPMVGLYELGVVLVARGEQSAAKAEAY; translated from the coding sequence ATGGCTGTAGAACGCGATCTTTTCGAAGAAGAACAAGAGATGGTCGCCATGAGTTTCGGCGACCACATTGAAGAACTCCGATTGCGCCTGGTTCTGGCCCTGCTCGGCCTGGTCGTGGGCGTGATCCTGTCGTTGATCCCGCCCCTGAACCTTGGCTACCACGTCATGCAGGGGATGCAGAATCCGGCTCAGGAAGCGCTGGAGGCCTACCACATACGGCAGACCACGGAGCGGATGGCCGACGCGGAACGCAGGGCGACCTACACCGAGATGCCCGCCCGGATTTCGGCCGCCGCCCTGGTGGCTGCCCTGCGTGAGGTGGCCCCGAGTGTCGCCTTGCCCGAGGACGATCCCGAGGCGCTGGAAGGCCGATATGTGGAACTGCCGATGCAGATCCGCGAGGCGGCCACGATCGATATGGTCAACACCAACGTCCAGCGTCAGAAGGCCCTGATCGCGCTCCGGCCCATGGAAACGGTGATCATCTGGTTCACGGTCTGCATCATCACCGGCCTGGTGATCGTCAGCCCCTGGGTCTTCTACCAGCTCTGGGCGTTTGTGGCGGCTGGGCTCTACCGGCACGAGCGGGCCACGGTTTACCGTTACCTGCCGTTCTCGGTGGGCCTGTTTCTGGGAGGGGTCTTCCTTTGCTACTTCGGGGTCCTGCCCCTGACCTTGCAGTTCTTGCTTCAGTTTAACATCTGGTTGAACGTGGAGCCGAGCCTCCAGCTCACCGCCTGGATGAGCTTCGCCACGCTGTTGCCGTTGGTCTTCGGGATCGGCTTTCAGTTGCCCCTGGTGATGCTCTTTGTCGGGAAGCTCGGGATCGTCTCGGCGCAGACCTTCCGAGAGAAGCGGAAATTCGCCCTGCTGGGAATCACCATCATTGCATCGATGCTGACCCCGGCCGACATCGTCAGCATGCTGATGCTCGCCTTTCCGATGGTGGGGCTCTACGAGCTGGGTGTGGTCCTGGTCGCCCGGGGTGAGCAGTCGGCAGCGAAGGCCGAGGCGTACTGA
- the dprA gene encoding DNA-processing protein DprA: protein MPDSDSGDDRSLLDLLCLAMIPGIGPLTSRALLDSFGSAGKVLSASLADLKRVPGVGPKLAEKIVSARRDLDPEVELQRCRQQGVRPIPFDDPEYPEPLKSISDPPALLYVRGTLLPTDSLAIALVGARKATPYGMRIAERLAGSLARVGLTVVSGLARGIDAAAHRGALRAGGRTIGVLGNGLGSIYPPEHAELAAEVAASGAVVSEQPMEQKPLAGLFPQRNRLIAGLCLGVVVVEAAPRSGSLSSAHHAMEQNREVFAVPGPIDSITSRGCHALIRDGARLVETVDDILEELGPLARAVSVSSEPEAPEVRHPAELSLTDHERAVLGHLDDLPRGIDELIVRTGLAPSQVMATMAILEMRRLIRRNAGNQFTRI, encoded by the coding sequence GTGCCCGACTCCGATTCCGGCGACGATCGCTCCCTGCTCGACCTGCTCTGCCTGGCGATGATCCCCGGCATCGGCCCCCTGACCAGCCGCGCCCTGCTCGATTCCTTCGGCAGCGCCGGCAAGGTCCTCTCGGCCTCCCTCGCCGACCTGAAGCGGGTGCCCGGCGTCGGCCCGAAACTGGCCGAGAAAATTGTCTCGGCCCGCCGCGACCTCGACCCCGAGGTCGAACTCCAGCGCTGCCGCCAACAGGGGGTTCGGCCCATCCCGTTCGATGATCCTGAGTACCCAGAGCCCTTGAAGTCGATCTCCGACCCGCCCGCCTTGCTCTACGTCCGGGGAACCTTGCTGCCGACCGACTCGCTCGCCATCGCCCTGGTCGGCGCTCGCAAGGCAACCCCCTACGGCATGAGGATCGCAGAGCGCCTGGCCGGATCGCTCGCCCGGGTCGGCCTGACGGTCGTCTCGGGCCTGGCCCGGGGGATCGACGCCGCCGCCCACCGGGGAGCCCTTCGCGCCGGGGGCCGAACGATCGGCGTCCTCGGCAACGGCCTCGGCTCGATCTACCCTCCCGAGCACGCCGAACTCGCGGCCGAGGTCGCCGCCTCGGGGGCGGTCGTCAGCGAACAGCCGATGGAACAGAAGCCCCTCGCCGGGCTCTTTCCCCAGCGCAACCGTCTGATTGCCGGGCTCTGCCTCGGGGTCGTGGTCGTCGAGGCCGCCCCTCGCAGCGGCTCCCTCTCATCGGCTCACCACGCAATGGAGCAGAACCGCGAGGTCTTCGCCGTCCCCGGCCCGATCGACAGCATCACCAGCCGAGGCTGCCACGCCCTGATCCGAGACGGTGCCCGGCTCGTCGAAACCGTCGATGACATCCTCGAAGAACTCGGGCCGCTCGCCCGGGCCGTCTCCGTCTCCAGCGAGCCCGAAGCCCCCGAGGTCCGCCATCCGGCCGAGCTTTCCCTGACCGACCACGAGCGCGCGGTCCTCGGCCACCTCGACGACCTCCCTCGGGGTATCGACGAGCTGATCGTCCGAACCGGCCTGGCCCCGTCTCAGGTCATGGCCACCATGGCGATTCTGGAGATGCGTCGCCTGATCCGACGCAACGCCGGCAATCAGTTCACCCGGATCTGA
- a CDS encoding PEP-CTERM sorting domain-containing protein (PEP-CTERM proteins occur, often in large numbers, in the proteomes of bacteria that also encode an exosortase, a predicted intramembrane cysteine proteinase. The presence of a PEP-CTERM domain at a protein's C-terminus predicts cleavage within the sorting domain, followed by covalent anchoring to some some component of the (usually Gram-negative) cell surface. Many PEP-CTERM proteins exhibit an unusual sequence composition that includes large numbers of potential glycosylation sites. Expression of one such protein has been shown restore the ability of a bacterium to form floc, a type of biofilm.): MRALALAPPTRWMRLVSGMLAFLLLAGVCPRAEAESLPIYKVVDLGPMDASAWSTGAAISATGQVAGTAQTPGSSQAFLGSPGGSVQILGSLAGERGKSQGLGISGSNVVVGVSDFGEGSRRAFRSSGGAMVNLGTLSGGSWSEAVAINAAGEIAGHGDREDGRTVAFRITTDGTFVELGTLNGGLSSRAYGINASGQVVGESVDWFGVRRAFLADDLGMHAVGTLPGGGGSVARAINDDGLITGYATDASGRDMAFLGRPGGLVSLGLLPGGRSSYGMGINARGDVVGRVSGSLGARAFLWTATDGMVDLNHLIDPNSGWLLQTASGINDAGMIVGTGLKDGVSRAFLLELRTSGSPDPGGGSTVHATPEPGSIVLVLLGASGAGAWTWLRRRGSNRGRIRSG, translated from the coding sequence ATGCGAGCCCTTGCGTTGGCACCGCCGACTCGGTGGATGCGTCTGGTTTCGGGCATGCTGGCCTTCCTGCTGCTGGCGGGAGTGTGCCCCCGAGCCGAGGCGGAGTCGTTACCGATCTATAAGGTGGTGGACCTGGGGCCGATGGATGCCTCGGCCTGGAGCACGGGCGCGGCGATCAGCGCGACGGGCCAGGTGGCCGGAACGGCGCAGACTCCGGGATCGTCGCAGGCGTTTCTGGGATCGCCCGGGGGCTCGGTGCAGATTCTCGGCTCGCTCGCAGGAGAGCGGGGCAAGAGTCAAGGGCTGGGGATCAGTGGCAGCAATGTGGTGGTCGGGGTCAGCGACTTCGGCGAAGGATCTCGCCGCGCCTTTCGATCCAGCGGCGGAGCAATGGTGAACCTGGGGACCTTGTCCGGCGGTTCCTGGAGCGAGGCGGTGGCCATCAACGCTGCTGGCGAGATTGCCGGCCACGGCGATCGAGAGGATGGTCGAACCGTGGCGTTCCGGATCACGACCGACGGCACCTTCGTCGAGCTGGGAACCCTGAACGGGGGCCTGTCGAGCCGGGCTTACGGCATCAATGCGAGCGGTCAGGTCGTGGGAGAGTCGGTCGATTGGTTCGGCGTGCGGCGGGCCTTTCTGGCCGATGACCTGGGGATGCACGCTGTCGGGACGCTTCCGGGAGGCGGGGGCAGCGTGGCCCGGGCAATTAATGACGACGGGTTGATTACGGGGTACGCGACCGACGCCTCGGGCCGCGACATGGCCTTTCTGGGGCGTCCCGGCGGCCTCGTGTCTCTGGGGCTTCTGCCCGGTGGTCGGTCGAGCTATGGCATGGGTATCAACGCGCGGGGAGACGTGGTCGGCCGAGTCTCGGGAAGTCTCGGCGCTCGGGCCTTCCTGTGGACCGCGACCGACGGAATGGTGGACCTGAACCACCTGATCGATCCCAATTCGGGATGGCTCCTGCAAACGGCCTCGGGCATCAACGATGCGGGAATGATTGTCGGGACCGGTTTGAAGGACGGGGTTTCGCGGGCCTTCTTGCTCGAATTGAGGACTTCGGGATCGCCGGACCCGGGAGGGGGATCGACCGTCCATGCGACCCCCGAGCCCGGCTCAATCGTGCTGGTGCTGCTGGGGGCCTCGGGCGCAGGAGCCTGGACCTGGCTTCGTCGGCGAGGGTCGAACCGCGGGCGGATCAGATCCGGGTGA
- a CDS encoding ABC transporter ATP-binding protein produces MIELIGVTKSFGRKKAVDGLDLQVRAGELFAFLGPNGAGKTTTIKMLCGLLTPSSGTVRIGGFPSSSREARQLIAYVPDQPYLYEKLTGREFLRFVVEMYGLDRRHASAKIEELIDIFEMRDYIDELCENYSHGMKQRVVFASALVHEPKVLIVDEPLVGLDPRSGRIVKDLFVSQARSGVAVLMSTHLLAIAEELADTIGIIDRGKMLMTGSLAEIRERAQMHGPLEDLFLKLTSGDRPRLSAPSAPSDSNGDSGSGSTAHSPSEAIELGDRLP; encoded by the coding sequence ATGATCGAGCTGATCGGCGTGACCAAGAGCTTCGGACGCAAGAAAGCCGTCGACGGGCTCGATCTCCAGGTCCGGGCCGGAGAGCTGTTCGCCTTCCTCGGACCCAACGGCGCGGGCAAGACCACCACCATCAAGATGCTCTGCGGCCTCTTGACCCCCAGTTCCGGGACGGTCCGCATCGGCGGTTTCCCCAGCAGTAGCCGAGAGGCCCGGCAATTAATCGCCTATGTACCGGATCAGCCGTATCTGTATGAGAAGCTCACCGGACGCGAGTTCCTCCGGTTCGTGGTCGAGATGTACGGCCTCGACCGCCGCCACGCCTCGGCGAAGATCGAGGAACTGATCGACATCTTCGAGATGCGCGACTACATCGACGAACTTTGCGAGAACTACTCGCACGGCATGAAGCAGCGCGTCGTCTTCGCCTCGGCCCTGGTCCACGAGCCGAAGGTCCTGATCGTCGACGAGCCCCTGGTCGGGCTCGATCCCCGCAGCGGCCGGATCGTCAAGGACCTGTTCGTTTCTCAGGCCCGCTCCGGCGTGGCCGTCCTGATGTCGACCCACCTCCTGGCCATCGCCGAGGAGCTGGCCGACACCATCGGCATCATCGACCGCGGCAAGATGCTCATGACCGGCTCGCTGGCCGAGATCCGCGAGCGAGCCCAGATGCACGGCCCCCTCGAAGACCTGTTCTTGAAGCTCACCAGCGGCGACCGGCCGAGGCTCTCGGCTCCCTCGGCTCCGAGTGACTCCAACGGCGACTCCGGTTCCGGATCGACCGCCCATTCCCCTTCCGAGGCCATCGAGCTGGGGGACCGTCTGCCGTGA
- a CDS encoding putative ABC transporter permease subunit: protein MATALRVSRGFGFLRRRLLVNLLDSLVAESRLRLITILICSAIFWSGLFLLFFEGFGFLKEYLKVTGEIVEYLFSLFFLSLLIMLLVSTGIILYAALFRSREAGFLLATPATEDRVFAHKFLEAMVFSSWGFLLLGSPMMVAYGIRSMAPWPFYLIALAYHLAFVIIPGGVGAIGAILLANLLPRQRKSVLLGTIALMLGGLVYTAARVWTTPGSTLSYEWMNALLGRLEFSTNRLLPSRWMAAGLLRSAEGQWRDGLFYLMVICAHAGLAYLAAAVVARDLYRTGYSRVLGGRSARRHFGWYGIDAAFHRLFGFIREPIRLLILKDLRTFRRDPTQWSQFLIFFGLLAFYFINIRRLGYDVQSPYFRNLLSFLNLAVTALILSTFTSRFIFPMLSLEGRNLWLLGLFPVRRSSIIWGKFAFAAGISLVATELLILLSGLMLKVGLVMLLLQAAIVAVLCFGLSAISVGLGARLPNLREDDPSKIAAGFGGTLNLLVSLAFIVLVIAPPAILSHLYFAGIGSEVALMFGGSHEVLYRRLLLAVSFSLIVGAVATIVPMRIGIRAFEQMEF from the coding sequence ATGGCGACCGCTCTGCGCGTTTCGCGGGGCTTCGGGTTCCTCCGGCGCCGGTTGCTGGTGAACCTGCTCGACTCGCTCGTGGCCGAGTCTCGGCTGAGGCTCATCACGATCCTCATCTGCTCGGCGATCTTCTGGTCAGGGCTGTTCCTGCTCTTTTTCGAAGGGTTCGGGTTCCTGAAGGAGTACCTGAAGGTCACCGGCGAGATCGTCGAGTACCTGTTCAGCCTCTTTTTCCTCTCGCTCCTGATCATGCTGCTCGTCTCGACGGGCATCATCCTCTACGCCGCGTTGTTTCGCAGTCGAGAGGCCGGTTTCTTGCTCGCCACCCCGGCGACCGAGGACCGTGTCTTCGCTCATAAATTTCTTGAAGCGATGGTCTTTTCGAGCTGGGGATTCCTCCTCCTCGGCAGTCCGATGATGGTCGCTTACGGCATCCGGTCGATGGCTCCCTGGCCGTTCTACCTGATCGCGCTGGCCTATCACCTGGCCTTCGTGATCATTCCCGGCGGAGTCGGAGCGATCGGCGCGATCTTGCTGGCCAATCTCTTGCCCCGGCAGCGCAAGTCGGTCTTGCTCGGCACGATCGCCCTGATGCTCGGCGGACTCGTCTACACCGCCGCTCGGGTCTGGACGACTCCCGGTTCGACCCTCTCGTACGAGTGGATGAACGCCCTGCTCGGTCGGCTCGAATTCAGCACCAACCGGCTCTTGCCCAGCCGATGGATGGCCGCCGGCCTGCTCCGGTCGGCCGAGGGGCAGTGGCGCGACGGCCTCTTTTACCTCATGGTCATCTGCGCCCATGCCGGCCTGGCTTACCTGGCCGCGGCCGTCGTCGCCCGAGACCTCTACCGGACCGGCTACAGTCGGGTTCTCGGTGGCCGATCGGCCCGCCGCCACTTCGGCTGGTACGGCATCGACGCCGCCTTCCACCGCCTTTTTGGTTTCATCCGAGAGCCGATCCGCCTCTTGATCCTCAAGGACCTTCGCACCTTCCGCCGCGACCCGACCCAGTGGTCGCAGTTCCTCATCTTCTTCGGCCTCCTTGCGTTCTACTTCATCAACATCCGTCGGCTCGGCTACGACGTCCAGAGCCCCTACTTCCGCAACCTGTTGAGCTTCCTGAACCTGGCGGTCACGGCGCTGATCCTTTCAACCTTCACCAGCCGGTTCATCTTCCCGATGCTCTCGCTCGAAGGGCGGAACCTCTGGCTCCTGGGGCTCTTTCCGGTTCGGCGGTCGTCGATCATCTGGGGCAAGTTCGCTTTCGCCGCCGGAATTTCGCTGGTGGCGACCGAGCTTCTCATCCTCCTGAGCGGCCTGATGCTCAAGGTCGGTCTCGTGATGCTTCTGCTGCAAGCGGCGATCGTGGCCGTGCTTTGCTTCGGCCTTTCGGCCATCAGTGTCGGCCTGGGGGCTCGGCTGCCGAACCTCCGCGAGGACGACCCGTCGAAGATCGCCGCCGGGTTCGGTGGTACCCTGAACCTGCTGGTCAGCCTTGCCTTCATCGTCCTGGTGATCGCTCCCCCGGCGATCCTCAGCCACCTCTATTTCGCCGGGATTGGCAGCGAGGTCGCCCTGATGTTCGGCGGCTCGCACGAGGTCCTCTACCGACGGCTCCTCCTCGCCGTCTCGTTCAGCCTCATCGTGGGGGCCGTCGCCACCATTGTCCCCATGCGCATCGGCATCCGGGCCTTCGAGCAGATGGAATTCTGA
- a CDS encoding 30S ribosomal protein THX, producing the protein MGKGDKRSKRGKLFRKSYGKSRPKPRKIRQDKAAAAASASSES; encoded by the coding sequence ATGGGCAAGGGTGACAAGCGTTCCAAGCGCGGCAAGCTGTTCCGAAAATCGTATGGCAAGAGCCGCCCGAAACCCCGCAAGATCCGCCAGGACAAGGCCGCCGCGGCAGCCTCCGCCTCCAGCGAGTCCTGA